One Ricinus communis isolate WT05 ecotype wild-type chromosome 1, ASM1957865v1, whole genome shotgun sequence DNA window includes the following coding sequences:
- the LOC125370494 gene encoding uncharacterized protein LOC125370494 has translation MKTATLRNLSLYTRNLLLSPPKSITNSNSYFPLFVSLARSRLRFYSSESDSSGKPNFNHTHKPNGSVEDVDGVSDQEIKKRIEKFYQGDEGEIPAIFEAILKRKLAGISDDDGLMEALGPKVKDSDSDSDSDSNSSSDDDKRI, from the exons ATGAAAACAGCTACTCTTAGGAATCTCTCCCTTTACACTCgcaatcttcttctttctcctcCTAAATCAATAACTAATTCTAACTCATATTTTCCTCTGTTTGTCTCTTTAGCTCGTTCTAGACTCAGATTCTACTCATCTGAGTCTGATTCGTCGGGTAAACCAAACTTTAACCATACCCACAAGCCAAATGGTTCTGTTGAGGATGTGGATGGTGTCAGCGACCAAG AGATAAAGAAGAGGATAGAGAAGTTCTATCAAGGGGACGAAGGTGAGATTCCAGCTATCTTCGAAGCCATTTTGAAGAGGAAATTAGCTGGGATTTCTGATGATGATGGCTTGATGGAAGCACTTGGACCAAAAGTTAAggattctgattctgattctgattctgattctAATTCTTCTTCTGATGATGACAAAAGAATATAG